The Lottiidibacillus patelloidae genome window below encodes:
- a CDS encoding DUF4870 domain-containing protein has protein sequence MNTEKEVVMSNDEKMWGMLSHLSALVGLLGIPFGFILGPLVVYLIKRDEYSFVNTQGKESLNFQISILIYYAIAGVLCLILIGFVLLAIIFLFHIIYTVIASIKAHNGEHYHYPLTIRFLK, from the coding sequence TTGAATACTGAAAAAGAAGTAGTCATGTCTAACGATGAAAAAATGTGGGGCATGCTAAGCCATTTATCAGCGCTTGTCGGCTTATTAGGAATTCCATTTGGCTTCATTCTTGGACCATTAGTAGTATATTTAATAAAGCGAGATGAGTATAGCTTTGTTAACACGCAAGGAAAAGAATCACTAAACTTCCAAATTAGTATTTTAATTTACTATGCTATCGCTGGAGTTCTTTGTCTAATTTTAATTGGATTTGTACTGCTAGCAATTATTTTCTTATTCCATATCATTTATACTGTTATCGCTTCAATTAAGGCGCATAATGGTGAACATTACCACTATCCATTAACGATCAGATTTTTGAAATAA